The genomic interval GCTTTCCTGCGGTTGGGGCGATGGGGGCTTGAGTTCCGAGACGACCTCGTAGACAAAGACTTCTGGCACATGGGCAAAGAGGGGAGCCATCTTTTTCAAGATTGCTTCATGGGTCGCATTCTGGTTGTCTGTCATATCCTCCACGGTTTCCCAGAAGATGACAGAGATGCCTTTGTCGCTACCGGGATCACGCAACAGGTAAGCTCCCTTAAATCCGTGGGTATAGGTGGAAATTGCCTGTTCATATAGATTTTGAGCTTCAAAAAATTTGCCCGGTTTGAACTCGCCGGATCGCCACATGCGCATACTGGCGTTTCAAAAAATCCTGAAATTCACTCATGGTTCTCTCCTGATGTCATAACGATTGCCCACACTATACCGGGAGGTGGCAGGGGGGAGGTAGGGTTATCTCTTCACCCCATCCCCCTTTTCCTCCTGGCTCCTGGCTCCTGGCTCCTGGCTCCCCTCCCGCTGCTTAACCCAACTCGCAATATCATTCACCACAGCTTCATCAATGTGGTTGGGAGTTTGATATTCCGTGGGATTGCTTTTGCCTGTTCCGGGCATAAATAGGTGGTTCAGGGTGGGATAGGTTTTGAGGGTAGCATTTTTGTGGTCAGCGAGGGATTTTTGCCAGCCCCGAAAGTCTTCGAGCGTGACCTGGTAATCCCGTTCGCCTTGCAAAATCAACATGGGTTGCTTTAAGTTTTTGGCGACTTCCCTCTGGTTGTAAGTTCGCAAATCTAACCAGTAAGAAGGTGGGGCACCCAGGAGAATTTCAGTTGGGGGGGCTTTGGCAAGGCCACGCGACTTGATCCGCTCGGCTTGTTGCTTAAAGGTGGAAATCGCCTGCTTTTCCCTGGAGGTCATCTTTTCCCGCAGGGATGCCAGATAAATCGATTGGGCAACAAACAGATCTTCGAAGGGGCGGGTGTTGCCTGCCAAAATAATTAATCCTGCCAGGGCAGAATCCTGCTGAGCGATGCGGGGAGCCAACATTCCGCCCAAACTGTGAC from Kovacikia minuta CCNUW1 carries:
- a CDS encoding antibiotic biosynthesis monooxygenase — its product is MRMWRSGEFKPGKFFEAQNLYEQAISTYTHGFKGAYLLRDPGSDKGISVIFWETVEDMTDNQNATHEAILKKMAPLFAHVPEVFVYEVVSELKPPSPQPQES